The Microbacterium amylolyticum genome includes the window GCGGGGGCAACCGTCAGCGCACCGGAAATCCAGCCGAGGGGAGCAATGCCACGGATCTCTCGTGTCAGCTGCACGGCATCACCCGGCAGAACTTCCCCCGTTTCGCGCGCGGTTGTCGAAACGCGCGCGAGACCTGCCGGGCCGTCGAGCGAGACGGCATCCTCCGCTTTCAACACGGAGGTTTTCGAGGAGCTCAGCGCGTCCCAGAAAGCGCAAACCGCCTGACGTCGCGTGTGGGAGAGCGCCTTTCTGTGATTCACCTCACCGCTGTGTGTGTCGCGGTGTGAGCAGGCGTAGCGTTCTTCTATGGAATCCGCGAAGACGCGTATCGAATCCGACTCTCTTGGCGCACGGGATATTCCCGCACACGCCTATTGGGGGATCCACACTCTCAGGGCCAGAGAAAACTTCGACATCACGAAGCGCCCGATCTCGGTATACCCCGAGCTCGTCACGGCGCTTGCGATGGTCAAACAGGCCGCCGCGAGGGCCAATCGCGACTTGGGTGTGCTCAGCGAAAAAAAGGCCGACCTGATCGATCAGGCGGCGCAGCGGGTGATTGATGGCGAGTTCCACGAGGAGTTCTGCGTCGGCGTTATTCAGGGCGGCGCCGGAACCTCGACGAACATGAACGCCAACGAGGTCATCACGAACATCGCGCTCGAGATGGCGGGCCGAGAAAAGGGTGATTACGACTTCCTTTCGCCGAACGATCACACGAATCGCTCGCAGTCAACGAACGATGTGTACCCGACGGCCGTCAAGATCGCGATTCTTCTTGCCCATGTCGCTGCCCTCGAGGAGCTCGACGCCCTGCGCAAGGCTTTTGCACAGAAGGGCAATGAGTTCCACGACATTCTGAAGGTCGGGCGAACACAGCTGCAGGACGCCGTTCCGATGACGCTCGGTCAGGAGTTCCGCGGCTTTGCATCGTCGCTCGGAGCTGATTGGTATCGCCAGACCGAGAACTCGAACCTGCTTCTCGAAATCAACATGGGTGCGACGGCCATCGGAACGGGCATCACCGTTCATCGCGGGTACGCCGAAGCTGTGCGCGCGCATCTGGCTGCGATATCCGGGTTGCCCCTGCGCACCGCCCCCGACCTCATCGAGGCAACGAGTGACACCGGCTCCTTCATGTCGTTCTCCGGGTCGATCAAGCGCACCGCGATCAAGCTCTCAAAGATCTGCAATGACCTGCGTCTGCTGTCCTCCGGTCCGCAGGCAGGGTTCGGGGAGATCAACCTTCCCGCGCGCCAGGCCGGGTCCAGCATCATGCCGGGGAAGGTGAACCCCGTCATCCCCGAGGTCGTCAACCAGGTGGCATTTTCGATCGCCGGCGCCGACACAACCGTCACCATGGCGGTCGAAGCGGGGCAGCTGCAGCTGAACGCCTTTGAGCCCGTTATCGCGCACTCGCTGCTGCAGTCCATCGTCTGGCTCAGACAAGCCATGATCATGCTTCGAGAGCACTGCGTTCTCGGCATCACGGCCAACACCGAGAGGCTCGGAGCCATGGTCGGAGCGAGCGTTGGCGTGATCACGGCGCTGACGCCGTTCATCGGATACTCCTCGGCGGCGGCTCTAGCTAAGACGGCACTGCTGACGAACAAGAGCGTTGCAGATCTCGTGGTCGACGCGGGTCTGATGGAGCGCCATGAGGTCGAAAAGCAGCTGAGGCCCGAGCGGCTCTCGGGCCTCGAGCCAATCACGACGGCCGTTTCGGTTATCGCGCCGGAGGATCTGCCGTAGAACAGCGGGAAACGCGGATGGGCGGGGAAGAAAGATCTTCCCCGCCCATCCGCGTTTCTGCCGTGCGTTACTTCACGTCGTCGTCCACCCAGTCCATCGACTTCTCGATGGCCTTGCGCCAGAGGCGCAGCGTGCGCTCCGACTCTTCGGCGGGCATGGACGGCTCCCAGCGGCTGTCCTCCTGCCAGTTCTCCGACACCTCGTCGAGGTCCGCCCAGTAGCCGGTTGCCAGGCCAGCAGCGTAGGCAGCCCCCAGCGCCGTTGTCTCGGCCACAACCGGGCGAACAACCGGAACCCCGAGAATGTCCGCCTGGAACTGCATGAGCGTGTCGTTGGCGACCATGCCGCCGTCCACGCGAAGCTCCGTCAGGGTGACGCCGGCGTCGGCGTTCACCGCATCGAGAACGTCACGCGTCTGGAAGGCAACAGCCTCGAGCGCGGCGCGAGCGATGTGTCCCTTGTTGGCGTAGCGCGTCAGGCCGACGATGGCACCGCGCGCGTCGGGGCGCCAGTACGGGGCGTACAGTCCCGAGAAAGCCGGAACAATGTAAACGCCACCGTTGTCGTCGACGCCCTTGGCGAGCACCTCGACCTCCGGTGCTTCGTTGATGAGCCCGAGCTGGTCGCGCAGCCACTGGATGAGCGATCCCGTCACGGCGATCGAACCTTCGAGCGCATACTGCACGGGGGCGTCGCCCAGCTTGTAGCCGACGGTTGTCAGCAGACCGTTCTTCGAAACGACCTTCTCTTCGCCCGTCTGGAAGATGAGGAAGTTTCCGGTGCCGTACGTGTTCTTGCTTTCACCCGCGTAGAACGCGGCCTGGCCGAATGTTGCGGCCTGCTGGTCGCCGAGAATGCCGGCGATCGGCGTTTCGCGCAGCAGCGACGAGTCCTCTGCGTATCCGTAGACCTCGGACGAGGAACGGATCTCCGGAAGCATCGACAGCGGAACGCCGAACTCCGCGAGAATGTCCTCGCGCCATTCGAGCGTCTCGAGGTCCATGAACAGGGTCCGCGATGCGTTGGTGACGTCGGTCACGTGAACGCCGCCGTCAACACCGCCCGTGAGGTTCCACAGCACCCAGGTGTCCGTTGTGCCGAAGATGAGGTCGCCGGCTTCGGCCCGCTCGCGAGCGCCATCGACGTTCTCGAGAATCCAGGCGATTTTCGTGCCGGAGAAGTAGGTGGCCAGCGGAAGGCCGACGATCTCCTTGTAGCGGTCGACGCCTTCGTCGCCCGCGATGCGGTTGACGATGTCCTGCGTGCGGGTGTCCTGCCACACGATGGCGTTGTAGACGGCCTTACCGGTGGTCTTGTCCCACACAACAGCGGTCTCACGCTGGTTCGTGATGCCGATCGCCTTGATCTGGTGGCGCGTCAGGTCGGCGCGGCTCAGCGCGAGGCCGATGACCTCCTGCACGTTGTGCCAGATCTCAGCGGGGTCGTGCTCCACCCATCCTGCGCGCGGAAGGATCTGCTCGTGTTCCTTCTGCCCAACGGAGACGATGGTGCCGGTCTTGTCGAAAATGATGGCGCGCGACGAGGTCGTGCCCTGGTCGATTGCGAGAA containing:
- the glpK gene encoding glycerol kinase GlpK; the encoded protein is MGEYILAIDQGTTSSRAIIFDKTGTIVSVGQKEHEQILPRAGWVEHDPAEIWHNVQEVIGLALSRADLTRHQIKAIGITNQRETAVVWDKTTGKAVYNAIVWQDTRTQDIVNRIAGDEGVDRYKEIVGLPLATYFSGTKIAWILENVDGARERAEAGDLIFGTTDTWVLWNLTGGVDGGVHVTDVTNASRTLFMDLETLEWREDILAEFGVPLSMLPEIRSSSEVYGYAEDSSLLRETPIAGILGDQQAATFGQAAFYAGESKNTYGTGNFLIFQTGEEKVVSKNGLLTTVGYKLGDAPVQYALEGSIAVTGSLIQWLRDQLGLINEAPEVEVLAKGVDDNGGVYIVPAFSGLYAPYWRPDARGAIVGLTRYANKGHIARAALEAVAFQTRDVLDAVNADAGVTLTELRVDGGMVANDTLMQFQADILGVPVVRPVVAETTALGAAYAAGLATGYWADLDEVSENWQEDSRWEPSMPAEESERTLRLWRKAIEKSMDWVDDDVK
- a CDS encoding aspartate ammonia-lyase, translated to MESAKTRIESDSLGARDIPAHAYWGIHTLRARENFDITKRPISVYPELVTALAMVKQAAARANRDLGVLSEKKADLIDQAAQRVIDGEFHEEFCVGVIQGGAGTSTNMNANEVITNIALEMAGREKGDYDFLSPNDHTNRSQSTNDVYPTAVKIAILLAHVAALEELDALRKAFAQKGNEFHDILKVGRTQLQDAVPMTLGQEFRGFASSLGADWYRQTENSNLLLEINMGATAIGTGITVHRGYAEAVRAHLAAISGLPLRTAPDLIEATSDTGSFMSFSGSIKRTAIKLSKICNDLRLLSSGPQAGFGEINLPARQAGSSIMPGKVNPVIPEVVNQVAFSIAGADTTVTMAVEAGQLQLNAFEPVIAHSLLQSIVWLRQAMIMLREHCVLGITANTERLGAMVGASVGVITALTPFIGYSSAAALAKTALLTNKSVADLVVDAGLMERHEVEKQLRPERLSGLEPITTAVSVIAPEDLP